The following proteins come from a genomic window of Fontisubflavum oceani:
- the lpxA gene encoding acyl-ACP--UDP-N-acetylglucosamine O-acyltransferase → MAIDPSARIHPSSVVEDGAVIGPECEIGPFCVVGPEVTLGVRVHLKSHAIVTGWTEIGDETVIFPFANIGDIPQDKKFAGERTRLIVGKRNRIREGVTMNTGTEGGGGVTKVGDDGLFLANAHVAHDAIVGDRVIAVNNASIGGHCIIEDDVLIGGLSGVHQFVRIGKGAIIGAVTMVTHDVIPYGLVHAPRGELKGLNLVGLKRRGVRREDIMALRAAFQALAQGEDAFQDRARRLRDADEGTSPYVDEIVAFVLGDSGRSFLTPG, encoded by the coding sequence ATGGCTATCGATCCCTCCGCGCGCATCCATCCCTCCTCTGTGGTCGAAGACGGGGCGGTGATCGGTCCCGAGTGTGAGATTGGGCCGTTTTGCGTTGTCGGGCCAGAGGTCACGCTTGGGGTGCGGGTGCATCTGAAATCCCACGCCATCGTGACGGGCTGGACGGAGATCGGCGATGAGACGGTGATCTTCCCCTTCGCTAATATCGGCGACATCCCGCAAGACAAGAAATTCGCTGGCGAGCGGACGCGGCTGATCGTTGGCAAGCGCAACCGCATCCGCGAAGGTGTGACGATGAACACCGGCACGGAAGGCGGGGGTGGGGTGACCAAGGTGGGCGATGACGGGTTATTCCTGGCCAATGCCCATGTCGCCCATGACGCGATCGTGGGCGACCGGGTGATCGCGGTGAACAATGCCTCAATCGGTGGACATTGCATCATCGAAGACGATGTTTTGATCGGCGGCCTGTCGGGTGTGCATCAATTCGTGCGGATCGGCAAAGGCGCGATCATTGGTGCGGTGACGATGGTGACCCATGATGTGATCCCCTATGGGCTGGTCCATGCGCCGCGCGGCGAGTTGAAGGGTCTGAACCTTGTCGGGTTGAAGCGTCGGGGGGTGAGGCGCGAGGATATCATGGCGCTGCGCGCGGCATTCCAGGCGCTGGCGCAGGGCGAAGATGCGTTCCAAGACCGCGCCCGCCGCTTGCGGGATGCCGATGAGGGGACGTCGCCTTATGTGGATGAGATCGTCGCCTTCGTTTTGGGCGACTCGGGTCGCTCCTTCCTGACGCCGGGCTGA
- a CDS encoding OmpH family outer membrane protein, producing the protein MAHARFRPIWGLAILALLIWAAPRPASTQTSAAPEGVLVLNQDRLFSASLYGQRVQSELEAAGESLAAENREIEAQLTEEEMRLTGERATMDPMAFRALAEEFDARVGEIRQAQETKAQSLSLQADAARQRFFELAFPILLDLVRERGAAVIMDNRAVLLSAESVDITTLALERVDARLGDGGEGPLLQGGDLPAPLARPDDENGSSTAP; encoded by the coding sequence ATGGCGCATGCGCGCTTCAGGCCGATATGGGGTTTGGCCATTTTGGCCCTCCTCATTTGGGCCGCGCCGCGCCCCGCGTCGACGCAGACCAGCGCGGCGCCAGAGGGGGTTTTGGTACTAAACCAGGATCGGTTGTTTTCGGCCTCTCTTTATGGGCAGCGGGTTCAGAGCGAGTTGGAAGCCGCAGGCGAAAGCTTGGCGGCTGAGAACCGGGAGATCGAAGCACAACTTACAGAAGAAGAGATGCGCCTGACAGGTGAGCGCGCCACCATGGATCCGATGGCGTTTCGGGCCTTGGCCGAGGAATTTGATGCGCGCGTGGGCGAAATCCGGCAAGCGCAAGAGACCAAAGCGCAATCGCTGAGTCTGCAGGCCGACGCCGCGCGGCAGCGGTTTTTCGAACTGGCCTTTCCAATTCTATTGGATCTGGTTCGAGAGCGCGGCGCGGCCGTCATCATGGACAATCGCGCGGTGCTTTTATCGGCGGAATCGGTCGACATCACCACCTTGGCCTTGGAACGCGTCGACGCCCGCCTCGGCGATGGTGGCGAAGGTCCGCTTTTGCAGGGTGGTGATCTTCCCGCGCCCTTGGCCCGGCCAGACGACGAAAATGGATCCTCGACGGCCCCATGA
- the bamA gene encoding outer membrane protein assembly factor BamA translates to MALTFMCLLTLPVTAQDFRFSQFDVQGNQRIDASTVLVNAGINPGEAISAGQLNDAQQRLQNSGLFESVEVVPRGSTLVIIVQEYPTINRINIEGNRRLDDEDLLNIITSQPRRVYSPSVAEQDAAEITAAYREAGRLTATVTPVIIRRSDNRVDLVFEVTEGRVVETERIEFVGNRNYSDRRLRRVLESTQAGIFRAIIRRDSFVQDRIAFDQQLLTDFYRDRGYVDFEVLSVTSELTRSRDAFFITFNIREGQSFDVGEITVVSDLPEIDTDEYLDVIRMRSGTTYSPRLIDNTISRMENLATQQSLRFIRVEPRITRNDEDLTLDVEFAVVRGERVFVERIDIEGNATTLDRVVRRQFDTVEGDPFDPRAIRQASERIRALAYFSDVEVEGRQGTAPDQVIVDVDVEEQPTGSLGFSVSFSSDTGTGLAVSYAEQNFLGRGQALRFSFNTTTDSRAFNFSFQEPAFLRRDLALGLNVFFNETDAQNAAFDTENLGFQTSLGFPIGEYSRASVFYRLSQDTILNVTADSSPIIQREEGERITSSIGYGFSYDTRNTGLNPNAGVLLRFNQELAGLGGDSQYIRTTALASAETSVAQEEVTLRATVEGGGIAMLDGNSRFTDRFFLSSRQMRGFEPRGLGPRDTNAANDDALGGNFFAVARFEAAFPLGLPDEYGISGGVFYDIGTVWGLDDTLGAGGMMVDDDIHFRSSVGFSIFWDTAIGPLRFNFSHALETQPYDETREFDLTIEARF, encoded by the coding sequence ATGGCACTGACCTTTATGTGCCTGTTAACGCTTCCGGTCACGGCGCAAGATTTTCGGTTTTCGCAGTTTGATGTGCAAGGCAATCAGCGGATCGACGCCAGCACGGTTTTGGTGAATGCCGGGATCAATCCTGGTGAGGCGATCAGCGCTGGCCAGTTGAACGATGCGCAGCAGCGGCTGCAAAACTCCGGCCTGTTTGAAAGCGTCGAAGTGGTGCCGCGCGGATCGACCCTTGTCATCATTGTGCAAGAGTACCCGACCATCAACCGGATCAATATTGAGGGCAACCGGCGGCTCGATGACGAAGATCTTCTGAACATCATCACATCGCAGCCGCGCCGGGTCTATTCGCCCTCTGTGGCCGAGCAGGATGCCGCCGAGATTACAGCCGCCTATCGCGAGGCGGGCCGATTGACCGCGACGGTTACCCCGGTGATCATCCGGCGTAGCGACAACCGCGTCGATCTGGTCTTTGAAGTGACAGAAGGGCGCGTGGTCGAGACCGAGCGCATCGAGTTTGTGGGCAACCGTAATTACTCAGATCGTCGCCTGCGCCGTGTGTTAGAAAGCACGCAGGCGGGGATTTTCCGGGCGATTATCCGACGCGATAGTTTCGTCCAGGATCGGATTGCGTTTGATCAGCAACTGCTGACCGATTTCTATCGTGATCGCGGGTATGTGGATTTTGAAGTTCTGAGTGTGACCTCGGAACTCACCCGAAGCCGAGACGCGTTTTTCATCACCTTCAACATTCGTGAAGGTCAAAGCTTTGATGTGGGGGAGATCACCGTTGTCAGCGATCTGCCCGAGATCGACACGGATGAATATCTGGATGTGATCCGCATGCGCAGCGGCACGACCTACAGCCCGCGTTTGATCGACAACACCATCAGCCGGATGGAAAACCTTGCGACACAACAGAGCCTCCGGTTCATTCGTGTCGAACCTCGGATCACCCGCAATGATGAAGATCTGACGCTGGACGTTGAGTTTGCCGTTGTGCGCGGTGAACGCGTCTTCGTCGAACGCATCGATATCGAAGGGAACGCGACCACGCTCGACCGTGTGGTGCGCCGGCAGTTCGACACGGTGGAGGGCGATCCGTTTGACCCGCGCGCCATTCGCCAAGCCTCCGAACGGATTCGCGCGCTCGCCTATTTCTCCGATGTCGAAGTCGAGGGTCGCCAGGGCACGGCGCCGGATCAAGTGATTGTCGATGTGGATGTCGAAGAGCAGCCCACCGGCTCTCTTGGTTTCTCGGTCAGTTTTTCGAGCGATACGGGGACGGGCCTGGCGGTTAGCTATGCAGAGCAGAACTTCCTTGGTCGTGGGCAAGCACTGCGGTTTTCGTTCAATACGACGACCGACAGCCGAGCATTCAATTTCAGCTTTCAGGAGCCTGCCTTCTTGCGGCGCGATTTGGCCTTGGGTCTGAATGTTTTTTTCAATGAAACGGATGCGCAAAACGCTGCGTTTGACACCGAAAACCTGGGGTTCCAGACATCGCTTGGCTTCCCGATTGGTGAGTACAGCCGGGCGAGTGTGTTTTATCGGTTGTCGCAGGATACGATCCTGAACGTGACGGCCGACAGTTCGCCGATCATTCAGCGGGAAGAGGGGGAACGCATAACTTCCTCGATTGGCTATGGCTTCAGCTATGACACCCGCAATACGGGTCTGAACCCCAATGCAGGCGTGCTTCTGCGCTTCAATCAAGAACTCGCCGGTCTTGGGGGCGACAGCCAGTATATCCGCACCACGGCCCTGGCCTCGGCAGAGACAAGCGTCGCGCAGGAAGAGGTGACCTTGCGGGCCACGGTTGAGGGCGGTGGTATCGCGATGTTGGATGGCAATAGCCGGTTCACCGATCGGTTCTTCCTGTCGAGCCGCCAGATGCGTGGGTTCGAGCCGCGTGGCCTGGGACCGCGGGACACCAACGCCGCGAATGACGACGCACTCGGCGGGAACTTCTTCGCAGTTGCCCGCTTCGAGGCGGCTTTCCCACTCGGACTGCCGGATGAATATGGCATCTCTGGCGGCGTGTTCTACGATATTGGCACGGTTTGGGGGCTGGATGACACACTGGGTGCAGGTGGGATGATGGTCGATGACGACATCCACTTCCGCTCCTCGGTCGGGTTCTCGATCTTCTGGGATACCGCGATTGGGCCCCTGCGTTTCAACTTCAGCCATGCGTTGGAGACCCAGCCTTATGACGAGACCCGGGAATTCGATCTGACCATCGAGGCGCGCTTCTAA
- the fabZ gene encoding 3-hydroxyacyl-ACP dehydratase FabZ, producing MTTPPKTADIDLIQRIIPHRYPFLLIDKVREIVPFTSAVGVKNVTFNEPHFQGHFPGAPIMPGVTIIEAMAQTAAVMVGVSMDMADKDLLVYFMAIDKCKFRRKVVPGDVLELSVTVTRGKAGAKVWKFQGVATVEGEMAAEAEFTAMMDLPAEGA from the coding sequence ATGACCACCCCGCCCAAGACCGCTGATATTGACTTGATCCAACGGATCATTCCACATCGTTATCCGTTCCTATTGATCGACAAAGTGCGGGAGATCGTGCCGTTTACCAGCGCCGTTGGCGTCAAAAATGTCACCTTCAACGAGCCGCATTTTCAGGGCCATTTCCCGGGCGCGCCGATCATGCCCGGCGTGACGATCATCGAGGCGATGGCTCAGACGGCTGCCGTGATGGTCGGGGTTAGCATGGATATGGCTGACAAGGATTTGCTGGTCTATTTCATGGCAATCGACAAATGCAAGTTCCGCCGCAAGGTTGTGCCGGGCGATGTCTTGGAGCTGTCGGTGACGGTCACGCGCGGCAAAGCGGGGGCCAAGGTTTGGAAGTTCCAAGGTGTGGCCACGGTCGAGGGGGAGATGGCGGCTGAGGCCGAGTTCACCGCGATGATGGATTTGCCAGCAGAGGGCGCTTGA